A segment of the Salminus brasiliensis chromosome 5, fSalBra1.hap2, whole genome shotgun sequence genome:
TGAGCTTAATTTCCCACACATACAGAATATTTACAATGATCTGCATCCAGAGTAAAACTCACAGAAAAATATAAGCAATATGAGCTCTTCCACACCACAGCAACCGAGTCTTTGTTCTCCTGCCATCTGGACGTGTCAGGGCCACACTGCCAGACTAAAGACTTACCCTTGACCTGTTGATGACCCCAACAGTGCGATGACTTCATTTCCATTCCCGTTTTAGACCTTCTTCTACAGGCCTCTCCTGCAGTGAGTAATGAGTGCACCCTCTTTTTTAGGGGggaagggttttttttgtatctAGTCCTTACCCTGCATTAGGCATCTAGTTATTGCCGGTAGTCCTAGATGCTAGTCAATATATTTAAATTCACATAGTTGAAATTAACCAGCTTGCATCAAAACTGTAACTTTATGTTACGTAAAATGAAGTTTGAGTGAGTTTAAAGCGTTTATGTTTCCACAAAGATATCCTGCAATGGACCGGTACCCTGTCCAGGGAGTATTCCTGCCTAGGCTACGGATCTACAGTGACCCTGACTACgaagaataaatgaattaatgttTCCACAAAAGCGTCAGTAAGTGActatactgaactgaactatATCAAATGACAGTTTATGAACTGGATTAAGTCTAATCATTTGAGAACTCCTCCATGACAATCTAATTGAACTGGTGTGGTGAAGAGGATTGACTTATAGGAACCACACATGAGCATAAATCACAGTCTAAGCCAGAATAGACCTTTTTAGATCTGGATGAGACTTTTTAGACTCGTACCAATAGGGGAACTCTTTTTAGTGCTATATTGAACCCATTTTAGAAGGTTCTTGAAAGAATGATATACATGTTGATTTACTCAGAATTTCATCTCTGGCTTAAAGCGGACATTTTAGCATAGATTTCATCAGAGCAGATGCTCTTAAAGCTGGGCTACAAATGAAGCGAAGCAAAGGATACTTTGCAAAGGAATttttaaatagttctttgaCTTCTCATGGTTTTACATAGTCATTTACAAGAGTGTACTTTTGCTGGCTGGCTATTGTTCTTTATAATATCACATATTCATGATATGTATCACTTTCTAGAATAGTTATGAAATAAAACTGCATTGGCTAAGATCAGCTACTCTTGCTTTGATATAGTCTAATCTCCATCAATTGGTGTCCCTTCAGTGGCGTCTGAAATCAACTCATAATTGCCTACTTGAGAGATGAGGGATTGCAAGTAGCCCCCGAGGATGAGGACAAAGTGCCTTGGAAAGGGATTGTTTTGAGAGAATGTGGTGTAACCTACACTGCTTCAGAGAAAAGAACACATTTTTATCAGTTAATGGAAACACTGCCTGTTAAAAGGGATAATCCCCTGGAGTCATCTTGTCGGTTAGTGTATGTGACTAGATGGACATCAGAGACTCCTTcagttcttttccttttttcacttAAACATCCTGGACACATGAGTGAAAATAAGCATACGCACCTGAAGAGTCAGAATGATAGCAGCTGATTCATAGGCCAATGgcatggagggggtggggggagtgAGGGGGTAGGAGATGGGGCccatgatgatgataatggtcTTACCCTCTGGGTGGGGGGCAgatggaacattgctgtggccACAGAAGACATTCCACTACCCTGAGATCAGCTACTGCACAGCAGCATTATGTCACTTGCGTTATTTTCACAGGCTTGTATTAAAGAAACCACACGCTAATATATCTGACCAGTCTCcaaaaccatcataaaccagtgACCCCGTGCCCTACAATTTTAGCACTGGCTCCTTGTTAAATACATTGTACAGCCCATCTTTAACAAGCCATTCTCGTCGCTGCTACGAGTAAGAAGGCATCAACCAAATGTAAAACATATTGGTTATGTATATCGCTGCAGTTTGGTTATACTTTAAAAGCCGACAAGATTGCTTGGTTTCATACATCTTGAATGGTATGGCTGATCGTCAGAATGGAAACCCCACAAACCCCAGGTCAATCAGTTAGACGTAATATGGAAAAAGCGACCCCATTCAGGGGTTTCTTCCACCGCAAAACATTCTGCATGCTGTGCAAATctcacacatacagtataaagCAATTTTCTTGGCAGTTATGAGCATTTGTCTGGAAAACAGAGCGGAAAACTGATAGATGGGATGTATATACTCCTTCTTTTGGGCCCATTTGTTTCTGTCTGGTCTGGTCTTTCTCTATCCATTGGCTGGCGCATTATCAGAGCCATTAAAATGGCAGTAGCTTGTGATAACATGGAGATTATTTCATAATCAAAGCTAATTATTGGTTAAACAGTGTAAGTCCAGAAGaccacattttttaaaatcatttttatcATCTTACTGTGTCTGTAACTGTTCACTGCCAGGGCAAAGAGAGGAAGGCTGTTGTATACATTTCTGCTCATGTACTCTGCTCGCATGTTTTGACATCATATGGCCATTTCCCATGATTTTCCACTCCAATCTAGGAAGCAGAGGTGGAATAAATGAGCGTAAAGAAGCCAGCCATTCATACAGGTGTCTGGCGTCACTGGGGTTCATCTGTGAGGTTTCTCACACTGATAGATGCAAGCTGTCCATCTGGAGGAGGATCAGGTTTGGGGTCTGTGGCACGAGACACCCAAAAAAAGGccattttaaaaacacaaaacttaTTATCTGTTAGTGTTAACCAATTTCTTTGGCAGATGTAGGCCTTTATTATTGTGACCAAGTCCATTCAAAGTGTCAACACTGCAGCCAAGGCATATAAACTgagtggctcaacaactctgtgTTTGTTATAGAGCTGCTCCCTGAGGTCCAGCTTATGCAACACAGCCCGACAAAGTAGATTCCTGTGATGGATACCACTGATCAGATGGCCATATAAAGTGAATGTGCTGGTGTGCGTGCTCAGTGTCCTGCAGATGctgggagagaagagaaagtgcAGCAGCACCAGGATTACATCCAAATATGTGTCACAGCGAGAAaactatatttttaaatatagcgTTTTAATTTCCATAGATGGTAGCTGTGCATCAACTAAGTGAATGTACTGTACACTCCTCTCTTTGCCTAACCATGCAGTATTTATGTATGGAGGACActgctgccccctgctgctgAAATCATGCAATTAACCTGTGAgtcataattattaatatattgcaaaataaacactttgtttccttttttaatttatattttacctttattttccacaattaacattttgtcattttagaaGTAACCAAAATGTAGCATCTTCATAAATAACCTGAAATTAAATATACGTTAATTCgtaaaataataatgttgtGGCTGAAAGAAAGATGGTATACAAATAAATGCGCCTTTAAAATACGAGCAATTTAGCCTTTCTTCACTTTTTAATAATATCAAAAACGACTGTTTTAACGAAACTGTCGAATCTGCTGGAGAGAACCAACAGCTACCCGTCGCAGAGCAGGACCCACGTGAGTGCTGAAGCATGCGAGTGTGAGGCAGTGTGTAGCAGCTGTACAGACACTCATCTGAACCCCTGAAAGTACTGTAAGACTGTCTTTTAACACATATAGCCATGTCTTCGTTTAGGAAGGCTCTGAAATCCAAACAGCGGGATCATAAAGAGCGATCTCAGGTAAGTAAATGCCCGTGTTTGCTCAGTTGCAGTTTGTTAGCTGGCTAGTAGCGAACTAGCCTGTTTCACTAAGAGCCGGTGTGGACAGCAGCTAGCCGAAGCAGTTGTAAACACGGTCATTTTGAGTTGTTTATAAACTGTATTTCGGCAGCTAGGTAATCCAGCAATGTTAGCCAGTACCTATAGCCAGTACTAAGCGTGCGTGTGTAACGAGCTGAAGGTGGCCACTGGAGAGACTGGCTTCCCGTGGCTGGCGAGAGTAACTGTAAAAAGCCTCGTCTTGTTTACTGGGTTTGGgttgctaacctagctagctaactgcttcAGGTTAGACTGTGGGCCAGGATTAAGTTCAGCCATAACCTGAAACTGCTAAACAAACCTCCCAACTTTCACGAGTGCTCACGATTGTGCCCCTTTTCCTCACAGCCTGGATTCAGGAGGCATTTGGGACTcttggagaagaagaaggactaCAAACTTCGCGCAGAGTAAGAGCGTTTTTTTGTGTCATCTTGTGTTTTGGTTCATTTTTAACTAGATAATATATTGTTTACACCTTAGTAGAGCGTGTGTTACACTAGGCTTATTGCACCTCAGGCCACATTTCTCTCTGTGCAGATGTGTGTGACAGaatatctgatctgatctgaactTAAGCTTAAGGGTAGCTTCAGTTTGTGAGAGAAGTCACTTAATAATGTAGTTGTCTTTTATCCAATTTGTACACAACAACTGTCCAATATTTTTTGCTTGTTGTCTtcaatttattcatttagtgaCTACCACCGTAAAGAGAATACCCTTAATGCCTTACGTAAGAAGGCGATGGACAAGAACCCAGATGAATTCCACTTTAAAATGATACACTCCCAGTTAAAGGTATGTTTTTTCCTATCCAGTCGTCAGTGATCACTGCCATTATACCAGTGATGTTTGCTACATCTCTATAACATATCTGTAGCACACTTTGCCTGTTGAAGTTCTGGCATATAGTGATCTTCAACAGTCTTCAAGAGTTTCTGGAAACAAGCGTAATTTTCTGTGAATGAGAAACTCATTTCTCATGTTTATTTTCTCTCTTCCTATGTCTGAAATGCGTCCCTTCCTGCTAAATGTGAATGTTGGTGTAAGAATGTAAATCTGGTTATTTTCCCCTGAGATTTATTACTAGTATtattataacaacaacaataattattataatactaTTTTGTGGAAAATGTCCAATGTCATTCCTGTTATTTAATGCATGACAATTTATCTTTCAAAATTTGGGAAATGtaatctcttttcttttttttttgactcaATGTGCATTAATAATTTGTCGTTCTTTTTAATTATTGTTAGGATGGAGTGCATGTTATTAAACAGCAAGAGGAAGAGATGACAGaggaacagaaaaaaatcatGAGGACTCAGGACATCAGATACGTGGAAATGAAGAGGGTGGCAGAGGCTAAGGTAGAGGAGACTGTCATTAACATGTTTGTGTCAGTACAGTTGAAATCAATGAGTTATTGACCTGTGCTGTATATGCTTATGTTGAGGTTGAAAACATTGGACAAATCTCAAAAGCAattgttgttcttttttttagaaaatcgAAAGATTAAAGTCTGAACTGCATCTTCTGGATGCAgatggaaaacaaaaaaataagcaCACATTTTTTGTGGACACCAGAAAAGATGGTGAGCTGAAAACATGGGGTCATTTGTACATATCATGGTTGTCACGCAATGATTTGCTGTTTTGCATCTTGGACAGTAAATTGTTGTTTTTCATCATTTGTAATCATTCATTGTGCAGTTTTTTAGAAACACATCACCTCACTGCAGCTTCTATTCTGAATTAACACAGTCCACTTGATACATAATTTAATCCTTGAGTTATTAAGTTGTTAACTCCATTTTTAAACGTAAACCTAATTTTACCACCCTTATCATTTTGGAGAGTTGTTTTAAATATGCTATATGACTCTGCTCCAGTGGAGGATTTTGACCTGGCCACACACCTGAACACAGCGCCTGAATTGGTGGAAAGAGCATATAACAGACCTACACTGGACACACTGGCGAAAAAGAGCATAATGGGGGCAGTGGACCCAAAGTCTGTAAAGGTTAGAAACACTCACTGCATACACAACACACCAGCTTTtagtgctttttgaatgaggcacaaaacGGGACATCCAGTCAGACCTGAGCTATTTTATCTTGTATCTGGGCAGCAACAGAAGGCTAAAGAAAAGTTCGAAATTGTAaggtataaatatatttaaaatacttaaaatCACTGTGAGTTGACCCCACAGAACatactaaaatataaaatacaagacAACAGTGCGATATGGGCTAAATTTTCCAAATATTTATACTTATTACCTGTCACTTCTGGAGCATATCACCACCTTGCTCTGTTAGCATTTACAggtagcattagcatttagTACAGTGTCTATATAGAGCTAGACAGACATCTGTTCACACAAAAGTCTTGATGAACATACAGTGCAAAAAAGTGCAATCTTCATAATGCCCATAATGCAACCACATAGAACTTTGAGCCAATCCTGTCCAATCTAAATCTAACTTTGGGTCTTTAAATCGGAGTGAAGGTTGTCTAATTGGGAACATCATGACATAGCGCAGAGAGATTTAGGCAAAAAGGTGATCAGTCTGGAAAAAGTTGCAAAGCCATTTAAAAAGGATTTAGGGCTCCACTTGAACCACAACCAGAGCCTTAATGTCTAAATGTAAAAGGTTTAAAACAACAGTCAATGTTTCCAGGAGTGGACACCCTCCCAAAATTTCTCAAACTGAGATAAAATCAAAATTGCCACACGCCTCATATTTGTGTTCATGGCTCCATTAGAGACCATTAGGAAAATGCTGGGAAAGAATGGGAAGTGTGGCGGGATAGTGCAGTGGAAACTATTGCCAACTGATGAATGACTGACATTTTAAAGGATCCTCTTGTTATGGACAGATAAGACTAAAGTGGAGCTTTTTGGGCACTGTAGGCCACAGTATGTTGACAAAGTAGGAAcctcataccaactgtgaacCATGACGGTAGTAGTTTGTTGATTTGGggatgctttgctgcatcagCACACTTAATTTAATTGAAGGAACTATGATTTCTTTCTCTGTATTTGAGAATTCTTCAAGGGAATGTCAGGTCATCTGTCTGTGAGCTGAAATGCAGTTGGTTCATGTGACAATAATCCACAACACACAAGCAAATCTACCTCTACAAATCTccaatggttaaaaaaaaatctttggaACTTTAAAACCCTATGGAGATGTTGTGGCAAGACCTGAAACATGCAGTTCATATATAAGGCCTACACATGCAACTAAGCAACAAAGCAATTTTACaaggaggagtgggccaaaattcttCCACTGAATTGAGAAACACTAAAGCATTTGGTTGCAGTTTTAGGAGGTGGTTTAACTAGGTACTGAAAGGTCCTGAAAATTTCTTAATAAAAAACTTGGTCTGTCACACTGCGTTTTTAGATGCATGAAACACAGTTTGCTATTACatatttctaaatgttttttttttaaccatacaATTTCATTTAAGAGTGCCCTGTCAGCATCTCTTATTTCTCATTCAGAGGGATTCTTGCCTCTTTTGAAATCTGCTTTGTGCCCACCTTTAATGACTTGTTGTATATAATTGCATTTTCTCCACCTCTGACTGATAGTGTTGGTtaattcgtgtgtgtgtgtgtgtgtgtgtgtgtgtgtgtgtggtgttgttttgtgtaTATTCATCACTCTATAGAGACTGGCCAAGCAGCGGAAGCTTCAATATGAGTTACTGTCTCAACGTATTGacagagaaaagaaaatgtttGTCATGACTCAGAAGATCCAAACCCGCAAAGACCTCCAAGTACGCACACATGTTTTTGGAATTGTGATTTGTGTAATACTTTCTGCTGTTCTGCACACATTCTGTGGTTTGATCTTTTCTCTTAAAGCTATAAGATTCTCTAATGTCTTCATCATTGACAGGACAAGAACAAGAAAGTTAAAGTGCGGAAGGAGACTATCAATCGTGCAGCTGTCTATAAGTTTGAGGCcaagagaaaaagatgaagatctTCGTTCCTCTAGAATTGTATTACTTCCAGGAAAGATTTCTACTGGCTCAAAACAACACCCCACACCACTAAGCCCTCGACCAAAGGAGTGACACCAGCTCGGGCTCAAACATGATTTGATGATGTATTGATCATCTTACATATTCATATTGATGACCTGTTCCACACAGTTTTGCATCATGGAAATATTTTGGTTAAGTGGAATGACAGCTGACTGGAGATTTGAAGTAATCCTCGTTTTGGAGATGCTGCTGTTGATTTTGCTTACTCTCTaaatatttcttttatatttgaGTAGAGTTGTTGCCAATGTTATTTGTTCCAAAATAAATCCTTGTATGATAAAACTGTGTAGTTTGTAAGAATTGCCAGTAGGTGGCGGTAGCATATCTTGCTAgcacaaataagacaaataagaagggTCAGTTTTGTCCCCTCATTGTGTGACCCCCCATGCCCCCCCCCATGTTTTTTGAAATGCCTTTATGCTATTATATGTTTTTCAAACCTAAATCTACAAACTTTCTGATCTTCATAGGTTTGCCTTTAGTGCCATAAACAGTGCGGTCTGGTTTTGGAGTTTCTATGAGTGCGTGGCTTGTTAAAATACAACTCATTGACAATTTGAGTTAAATCTCTTATTTATAAAGCTTACTGTTCTCTTTCCAAGCATGACGGAATTCTGAATGAGGTGTTGGAGCTATAAGAACTGAACTGTTATTGTGTAACAACATATGATAGCTTTGTTAAGTGTGTACACTCACAGGCACTGTTGAATCAATCAAATCACATCACGTTAACATAGGTGTAAAGATGCACAGTCCATCACAGTagtaaaaacataaatatatccaaaatgaaaaaaaaagaatatatacacattgcACGACACACTCAATATTTGAACATAATTCACTGCTTAAAATGCACAGGTTTAATACATATtcaaatatatagaatatataaagtCTTTACTATTGCAAATAGACATTGGATAAGATGTGAATTAAAGTGTAGTGGAAGTGAGAGTCTTTTGTGGTTGCAGTCCCAGTGAGTAggtgaaatgtgtgtttgtatggagGTTCGATAAGGTTTGATGTTTAATAAGTGGAATTTTACATTTAgaatgatgagtgtgtgtgtgtgtgtgtgtgtatatatatatatatatatatatatatatatatatatatatatgcacacacacacagaggttcATTAAATTTGCACCCTAAAATGTGCATTCCAATGGCCCTTTGGTTTAATAGGTTTAGTGTAAATTATCCATGTTAAAGAGGcttcatttttttcccccttctatTTCTCAAAGGAAAAGTGACTGGGTGGCGCCTCAAGTAGTGTCTGAgccacacagctccaggggccaaGGGTTGTAGGTTTGATCCTTGCTGCCTTGTGTGTGGTACCTTGTGATGGACTGGCGCCCACTGCTCCTGGATAGGCTCTGGACCcccatgaccctgaccaggaagaagattgatggatagatggaacAGATGAACGGTTGTTCTATTTTCAGTCAGGTTACAGAATACCAGCTCTAATGACGTGCTTAATTTGTTCCAGTtttcttaaaatgtaaaaatttcaGTGTAGCTGTCACATCCATACacatttgtgtgtgagtgagtgtttgTATTAGGATGCTCTTGGGCTTGCTTTGTAGGCCACTCTCCTCAGCAGAGCTTGATTGATCATGCTTCTGCCAGCAGCTTCATAAACGGACCCCATCCATCAGCCTCTCCTGGGATGGAGGGGAGGGGCAAGCAAACGACAGGGAAATGTCACCGTGCTAAGGTGGAGACGAGATGAGTAGGCCAGGGCGCTATCCCTGCCAGAACTGACCACTATAAAGGTATTCTCAAACTATCGACCGACCCCGACGTGTTCCCTGCAGAGCGATTTGGTTCTCATTTTCagaagaataaacaaaaaacatcttttaaaaggttcttcagggaaccgAAAATTATTCCTCTAAGGTATTTCCCAAGAACCCCTTTTGCCAGCTTTTTTAAAAGACCCTAGCGTGTCTAGTGTTAACAAAAAGTGTGACCCAGTGGTCATAAAGTCATTTGTGTGAAAGGAATAATGAATGTCTGTTGAAAGTACTGTGATTGACAGCCAACATTGTTACAACCACAGTGATATTTAGCACAGAGCCCCTCAGTGACGCATCGATATTGGCCTTGTGTGTTTGCACAGTTTTCTGCCCAGAGATAGCAGGACAGCCCCTGTTGCTCATGGCCAtgcctgtgtgagtgtgtacgtCAGTGTGGTTGTAGTGCGGGTATGGGAGGGGGGTCAGTCAGCCAGCCTTGTGCGCAGTTCCACAACGCTTCCGCCTGCTGTTACACAGTTGGCTCACTGTTCTGACTGAAGCCTGCCTTTCATTCACGTCAACTCAGAACAGGGAGTCATGAAAGGGGGTCATAGAGCGGGTGTGTTGAGGGTGACCCCCAGATTTTAAAGATATAGGTCAGAATCCTCGCATTGTCCCGTAATGTTCTACTCATTTGCGGCTGTGCAAAAAAAGGCTTCCTGAAGCCCCTCGGGCCCAGTCCAGAGATTTGTTAAGGGCTTTGAGTGCAGCCACAACAGTGGCCTGTGGAAGTAAATTGAAGCTGTGCTTTTTATGATTTGATGAAACTAAAACAAGATATTGCTTTTTAATTTGCCTGATTTAAGAAACATGCTCCACATTATATAACCGGGATTTCAGTTGTTGAAATAATATGCTAATAGACTGAGGGGTGACTTATATCGCCTGCTTAAAGGTGGGACAGGAGGTTGAACCAGAAAGGGAAGTTCCTAAGCAAGCCCCTTGGGTTTGAAGGTGTAGCCAGATTCCACCCCCTCAGTACTTTTCATCTTTTGGGAGACATTCATCCAGAATTCACGCTGATGTGCGAATCGCATGTGTATCCAGAGGGCTGCAGGGTGGAATGTTGAAGAAAGTAGCAGATCAGTAAAGAAGTAGACTGCTGGAAGAAGCAAAGCTAATAGGTCTTGTCACAACTGACAAGCATTAGTTCAAGATGGTGCACGTGTGCAGGCTCAGTTCTCCTTAGGGAAAAGGAAATACTTGATACTtgtcataataaataaaaaaaactctttacCCTAAAGTACATCCTGTGCTGCTAAAATGAGCATGTTCTGGGTATGATTAGGGTAACACTAATCATTGCATATTGCTTTCAGAACATGTTGCttgattataaatatatataaataaaatgaaaatacagtTATGCTTTATGTGTATATCATCACTTTCATTTAATAACCCTGtatccatttttcactttttgacataatgtgaatctggcagttgttttttacattgtaacaCAATAACAATGAAtcggccaatagaaatgctccaaaatccctttttttttcaaaggaaGGTTTGGTAAAAAGGGTTTTTCTTCTATAAAGGTGTTATTTTGGagatgccatatatatatatatatatatatatatatatatatatatatatatatatatatatatatatatataggcaccactgttatgccattgggaGTGTGCGGTACATCTTTACTATGGCGACTCTAGAACATACCATGAAGATAGCAGTCTAGCGACCACCCTTCTCCCACTGTTACAGTTACATTCTGCACATATGAGTAAGCACGCACACCGGTcagttgtgtatatatatatatatatatatatatatatatatatatatatatatatatatatatacatacattggaTCTTAAGGA
Coding sequences within it:
- the utp11 gene encoding probable U3 small nucleolar RNA-associated protein 11; translated protein: MSSFRKALKSKQRDHKERSQPGFRRHLGLLEKKKDYKLRADDYHRKENTLNALRKKAMDKNPDEFHFKMIHSQLKDGVHVIKQQEEEMTEEQKKIMRTQDIRYVEMKRVAEAKKIERLKSELHLLDADGKQKNKHTFFVDTRKDVEDFDLATHLNTAPELVERAYNRPTLDTLAKKSIMGAVDPKSVKRLAKQRKLQYELLSQRIDREKKMFVMTQKIQTRKDLQDKNKKVKVRKETINRAAVYKFEAKRKR